A region of Paenibacillus sp. JNUCC-31 DNA encodes the following proteins:
- a CDS encoding helix-turn-helix domain-containing protein has translation MDLLNHIYWKKKAEFALTEDIYDAWVVFAVEEGVFRYEIGGQTGEAGFADLVLCPPRVPFRRETVTPLTFHYMQFSCNAAEDEDILPPIGKSLINDTKRLASTYAYLRQASEDNDEATTGWKTHLMMDLWRLYNWERRQSRLMERKFTEDALMAEAAVLLEEWAGEAVSLRALAEHLALSPVQLTRRFREAFQETPSDYLKAIRLKKAKALLADSRLTLTQIAERCGYENGFYLSRVFSSTLGISPSEYRRRHQV, from the coding sequence ATGGACCTCCTTAATCACATCTACTGGAAGAAGAAAGCTGAATTTGCTCTGACAGAAGATATCTACGATGCTTGGGTGGTCTTTGCCGTTGAAGAGGGCGTATTTCGGTATGAGATAGGTGGACAGACAGGAGAGGCGGGTTTTGCTGATCTGGTGTTATGTCCGCCCCGCGTTCCTTTTCGCAGAGAGACGGTAACCCCACTGACGTTTCACTATATGCAGTTCAGTTGTAACGCCGCAGAGGATGAGGATATTTTGCCGCCGATTGGAAAATCCCTCATCAATGATACGAAGCGTCTGGCTTCAACATATGCCTATCTGCGTCAGGCGAGCGAGGACAACGATGAGGCTACAACAGGATGGAAGACCCATCTGATGATGGATTTGTGGCGGCTGTATAATTGGGAGCGCAGACAGAGCAGGCTGATGGAACGGAAGTTCACGGAGGATGCTCTCATGGCTGAAGCGGCAGTTTTGTTGGAGGAATGGGCAGGAGAGGCGGTCAGTCTCCGAGCATTGGCCGAACATTTGGCTTTGAGTCCAGTTCAGCTCACCCGAAGGTTCCGTGAGGCCTTTCAGGAAACACCATCCGATTATCTGAAAGCGATTCGTCTCAAAAAGGCAAAAGCCTTGCTGGCAGATAGCCGTCTGACCCTTACGCAAATTGCGGAGAGATGTGGGTATGAGAACGGATTTTATCTGAGCCGCGTATTTTCATCCACATTGGGGATTAGCCCCTCGGAATACCGAAGACGACATCAAGTATGA
- a CDS encoding carbohydrate ABC transporter permease → MHKSWMKRQSRLGYLFIGPNMIGVLLFFIIPAVYSFYLMFTDYKFMSPETHFVGLDNIRRMLNDDLFGVAMRNTFVFLLAVPVSMGLAFIVAVALNKSVYWQKTLRALYFMPYITSGVAIAFVWMLLFQPTSGPINGFLRGIGITNPPGWLSTTEWSMVAIDIIWIWFMLGYNMIIYLAALQEIPEELIEAARIDGARPWQTIRQVIWPLVSPTTFLLLITGLIMTIKNFGIIQAITQGGPGNSTTVLSLFIYQNAFRYYEMGYAAAISWALFAIIMIFTVLQWLGQKRWVHY, encoded by the coding sequence ATGCATAAATCCTGGATGAAACGGCAGAGCAGGCTCGGGTATCTGTTTATTGGGCCCAATATGATTGGTGTACTGTTATTCTTTATTATACCGGCTGTCTATTCGTTCTATCTCATGTTCACCGATTACAAATTCATGAGCCCGGAGACACATTTCGTGGGGCTGGACAATATCCGCCGAATGTTGAATGATGATCTGTTTGGGGTGGCGATGCGAAATACATTTGTATTTCTGTTAGCGGTTCCGGTATCGATGGGTTTGGCATTTATCGTGGCTGTGGCATTGAACAAGTCGGTGTACTGGCAAAAAACACTGCGTGCCCTCTATTTCATGCCCTATATCACCAGCGGCGTTGCCATCGCCTTTGTCTGGATGCTGCTGTTCCAGCCAACGTCGGGGCCGATTAACGGTTTTTTACGGGGTATCGGTATCACGAACCCACCCGGCTGGTTATCGACAACCGAATGGTCCATGGTTGCGATTGATATCATCTGGATTTGGTTCATGCTGGGTTACAACATGATTATTTATCTGGCCGCTTTGCAGGAAATCCCGGAGGAATTGATAGAAGCTGCACGGATTGATGGAGCCCGCCCCTGGCAGACGATACGCCAAGTGATCTGGCCGCTTGTGAGTCCAACGACCTTTTTGCTGCTGATTACAGGTCTGATTATGACGATCAAAAACTTTGGTATTATTCAAGCGATTACCCAGGGTGGGCCAGGGAACAGTACAACTGTGCTGTCGCTTTTTATCTACCAGAATGCCTTCCGATATTACGAGATGGGCTACGCTGCTGCCATTAGCTGGGCACTCTTTGCCATTATCATGATCTTCACTGTATTGCAGTGGCTTGGTCAGAAACGTTGGGTTCACTATTAA
- a CDS encoding FAD-dependent oxidoreductase: protein MKHELVKPDITVIGGGLAGVCAAISAARLGQQVALVQNRPVLGGNSSSEVRVWVCGATAHGINRYARETGIMGELFVENQYRNPEGNPYLWDLIILEAVRAESNISLYLNTDVHEVEATGDGEERMITSVTGWMMGSERKIRFESQIYLDCTGDGLVGFLAGAKFALGREARSEYGEEWAPEVADQITLGSTLLFYTKDAGAPVRYIPPSFAKDITQTSIPIRRVIRSGDSGCHYWWIEWGGEHDTVHDNELIRDELWSVIYGIWDYIKNSGKFDADHMTLEWIGSLPGKREYRRFTGDYVLTQNDIISQREFPDAVAFGGWSIDLHPPQGMYAEASGSRHMHADGVYHVPFRSLYSANVRNMLMAGRDISASHVAFGTTRVMATCAVIGEAAGTGAALCAAMGVSPRELHARHLAVLQQTLLRQDASIIGVRSQDELDLARRAKATASSTLTGIALEQPGETYPLGTDAALLLPVHPMLSGLELLLDASSDTALTVELWDTGRKENYVPHTLQVTATVNVTKGNAQWVELPLEWRPEEPQNAFMIIRANETISLYHSTEAHSGVLIFFRTEENHVSKNLEDHATDQPVVLWSMQGLARQPFCCRTLSISGAYSADNTVNGYHRPYGGPQQWMSQPMQSGKPEWVQLTWEEPQTLAELHLTFNDDVNEDLVNLHHHHTTFRVMPELVRDYRVEVLALSGEWIEIINVTENRRRKVIHSLDTPVYAQALKVIIDATNGSRYAELIEIRAYGEPTVTGKS from the coding sequence ATGAAGCACGAACTCGTTAAACCGGATATCACCGTTATCGGAGGCGGACTAGCTGGCGTGTGTGCGGCCATATCTGCAGCCCGCCTGGGCCAACAGGTCGCTCTGGTGCAGAATCGTCCCGTGCTCGGCGGCAATTCCAGCAGTGAAGTACGTGTGTGGGTCTGTGGCGCTACCGCCCACGGAATTAATCGCTATGCTCGCGAGACTGGCATCATGGGGGAACTATTTGTAGAGAATCAGTATCGTAATCCGGAGGGTAATCCCTATCTGTGGGATTTGATCATTCTGGAAGCCGTTCGAGCTGAATCCAACATCAGCCTGTACCTGAACACGGATGTCCATGAAGTGGAGGCCACCGGGGATGGAGAGGAACGCATGATCACCTCTGTTACCGGGTGGATGATGGGATCTGAACGCAAAATCCGATTTGAAAGTCAGATCTATCTGGACTGTACGGGCGATGGACTGGTTGGCTTTCTGGCAGGTGCCAAGTTCGCACTCGGCCGGGAAGCCCGCAGCGAATATGGTGAAGAGTGGGCACCAGAGGTGGCTGATCAAATCACGCTGGGCAGTACGCTCCTTTTTTATACCAAGGATGCTGGTGCACCTGTCCGTTATATCCCGCCTTCTTTTGCCAAGGATATTACACAGACCAGCATTCCGATTCGCCGGGTCATTCGCAGCGGGGATTCCGGTTGTCATTACTGGTGGATTGAATGGGGCGGTGAACATGACACCGTTCATGACAATGAGCTGATCCGTGATGAACTGTGGTCCGTGATCTACGGGATCTGGGACTATATCAAGAACTCCGGCAAGTTCGATGCAGACCATATGACGCTGGAGTGGATCGGTTCTCTGCCTGGTAAAAGGGAGTACCGCCGCTTCACGGGTGACTATGTGCTCACCCAGAACGATATTATCAGCCAGCGGGAGTTCCCGGATGCCGTTGCTTTTGGCGGCTGGTCCATTGACCTGCATCCCCCGCAGGGCATGTACGCCGAAGCGAGCGGCTCGAGGCATATGCATGCCGACGGCGTGTATCACGTGCCGTTCCGCTCGTTGTATTCCGCCAATGTGCGGAATATGCTCATGGCCGGGCGCGACATTAGCGCATCACATGTCGCCTTCGGCACGACCCGCGTCATGGCCACATGCGCGGTCATCGGCGAAGCCGCGGGTACGGGCGCGGCGCTCTGCGCGGCCATGGGGGTGTCGCCGCGCGAGCTGCACGCGAGACATCTGGCGGTACTGCAGCAGACGTTGCTGCGACAGGACGCTTCCATCATCGGGGTGCGCAGCCAGGATGAGCTGGATCTGGCCCGGCGTGCCAAGGCTACAGCCTCCAGCACGCTGACGGGCATCGCTCTTGAGCAGCCTGGCGAGACGTACCCGCTGGGTACGGATGCCGCCCTGCTGCTGCCCGTGCATCCAATGCTCAGCGGCTTGGAGCTGCTGCTGGATGCATCCAGCGATACCGCGCTGACGGTAGAGCTGTGGGATACGGGGCGTAAGGAGAACTACGTCCCGCATACGTTACAAGTTACGGCGACTGTTAACGTTACAAAAGGAAATGCGCAGTGGGTGGAGCTTCCGCTCGAATGGCGACCGGAAGAACCGCAGAATGCTTTTATGATCATCCGGGCGAATGAAACTATCTCCCTCTACCATTCCACGGAAGCACACAGCGGGGTACTGATCTTCTTCAGAACAGAAGAGAACCATGTGTCCAAGAATCTGGAGGATCATGCCACGGATCAGCCTGTCGTATTGTGGTCCATGCAAGGGTTGGCGCGTCAGCCATTCTGCTGTCGTACCCTCTCCATTAGCGGTGCTTACTCGGCGGACAACACAGTCAACGGTTACCATCGCCCTTACGGTGGGCCACAGCAGTGGATGTCGCAGCCGATGCAGTCTGGCAAGCCGGAATGGGTGCAGCTGACCTGGGAAGAGCCACAAACCTTGGCTGAACTGCACTTGACCTTCAATGATGATGTGAACGAGGATCTGGTTAATCTGCATCACCATCACACGACATTCCGGGTCATGCCTGAACTTGTGCGCGATTATCGAGTCGAGGTACTCGCTCTGTCTGGCGAGTGGATCGAGATTATAAACGTAACGGAAAACCGCAGAAGAAAAGTCATTCATTCCTTAGATACACCTGTGTATGCACAGGCGCTTAAGGTAATCATTGATGCCACCAATGGCAGCAGGTACGCGGAGTTGATTGAGATTCGGGCGTATGGGGAGCCAACAGTGACAGGCAAGAGCTGA
- a CDS encoding response regulator transcription factor, which produces MWKVLLVEDEVFVRESVREIISWEELGFTVIGESGNGTEALAMIIRDTPDLVLTDIVMPGMNGLELLKQTRQAGLKTKFVMLTCMGEFEYVRRAMEYGASNYILKLSMSVNSLRDTLRKISAELGASAEARTETDHHEVPPSTPILTSTPDSPTSLTVSSAPPSETELPFTPVRELVVKHPEISKIIEYIGQHYDQDITVKSMSRYVMMGENYVSALFKKKTGYTLIHYLHGVRMEKAAKYLRETDLPVQEIGYRVGFGSDNYFIKIFKRWTGCTPSQYRHRS; this is translated from the coding sequence ATGTGGAAAGTATTGCTTGTAGAGGATGAGGTATTCGTACGAGAGTCGGTACGAGAGATTATTTCATGGGAGGAGCTGGGCTTCACGGTCATCGGAGAATCCGGTAATGGAACCGAAGCGCTGGCGATGATCATACGGGATACACCGGATCTGGTGCTGACCGATATTGTCATGCCGGGTATGAATGGTCTTGAATTACTCAAACAGACCCGCCAGGCCGGGTTAAAAACCAAGTTTGTCATGCTCACCTGTATGGGGGAGTTCGAATATGTACGTCGTGCGATGGAATACGGGGCTTCGAATTATATTCTGAAGCTGTCCATGAGTGTGAATTCACTGCGTGATACACTACGTAAAATAAGTGCGGAACTAGGAGCTTCGGCTGAAGCCAGGACAGAGACAGATCATCATGAAGTGCCGCCTTCTACACCGATTCTCACATCAACACCTGATTCGCCTACTTCACTGACGGTCTCTTCTGCGCCCCCGTCTGAGACTGAGCTTCCGTTCACACCTGTTCGTGAACTGGTGGTGAAGCATCCGGAGATTAGCAAAATTATCGAGTACATCGGACAGCATTACGACCAGGACATTACCGTCAAATCCATGTCACGATATGTGATGATGGGAGAGAATTATGTTAGCGCTTTGTTCAAAAAGAAAACCGGATATACCCTGATTCATTATTTGCATGGGGTACGGATGGAGAAAGCGGCTAAATACTTGCGTGAAACGGATCTTCCTGTACAAGAGATTGGTTACCGGGTGGGATTTGGAAGCGATAATTATTTCATTAAAATATTCAAGCGTTGGACCGGTTGCACGCCCAGTCAGTATCGCCACCGCTCGTGA
- a CDS encoding ABC transporter substrate-binding protein: MRIKRGLTGLIVGALMLGLLAGCVGKNETNGGDNGGGAAAGKVKLTMWGAVPPENGPQEVVDTWNAKNPDIQVEYVRFVNDDDGNLKLDTALSTGQNVDLYVNYTLTNLDKRIKGGTALDLGEFTDYNIDEKMGEDAASWKVDGKYYGMPTKKNAAFFALNMKALDQAGLSVPTAWTWDEAREYALKLKATGFKYGLVQHTASYVDPLDSVLVKNGYVKADGTSNLDDPLVTKWLETLNGMMKEDATTPPLGEQLTSKMPVENMFLGGESAMINIGEWLIRTSNNMTEFPRDWKIAFAPVPRLAAQEADMVKSGGLGDFIAINSKSKNKEAAWEFLKWYADGGMMPMAAGGRLPSSNAVDQQTAIDHLLGDYADSYDKESLEFVLYGDETPTFVRSIAQEVVDLRAQEYEKFFLGNQTAEVTVQNMVKRHNDWLKQNQ, encoded by the coding sequence ATGAGAATCAAAAGAGGATTAACCGGATTAATCGTGGGTGCGCTGATGCTGGGCTTGCTTGCTGGCTGTGTTGGTAAAAATGAGACGAACGGTGGAGATAACGGAGGTGGAGCGGCTGCGGGAAAAGTGAAGCTCACGATGTGGGGCGCGGTGCCGCCCGAGAATGGTCCGCAGGAAGTGGTGGATACCTGGAATGCGAAGAATCCCGACATTCAGGTGGAATATGTGCGGTTTGTGAATGATGATGATGGCAACCTGAAGTTGGATACGGCGCTGTCCACCGGACAAAACGTTGACCTGTATGTCAACTACACCCTCACGAACCTCGATAAACGCATCAAGGGTGGGACAGCACTGGACCTGGGCGAGTTCACCGACTACAACATTGATGAGAAAATGGGTGAAGATGCGGCTTCCTGGAAAGTGGACGGCAAATATTACGGGATGCCGACCAAGAAAAATGCTGCCTTCTTCGCCTTAAATATGAAAGCGCTTGATCAAGCGGGACTGAGTGTACCCACAGCCTGGACTTGGGATGAAGCCCGTGAGTATGCACTCAAGCTGAAGGCTACTGGCTTCAAGTACGGATTGGTGCAGCATACCGCTTCCTATGTGGACCCGCTCGATTCCGTTCTGGTGAAGAACGGCTATGTTAAGGCAGACGGTACGTCCAACCTCGATGATCCGCTCGTTACCAAATGGCTGGAGACGTTGAACGGAATGATGAAGGAGGACGCAACCACGCCGCCGCTCGGAGAGCAGCTGACTTCCAAAATGCCGGTGGAAAACATGTTCCTTGGCGGTGAATCTGCCATGATTAATATCGGCGAATGGCTGATCCGCACATCGAACAACATGACCGAGTTCCCTCGGGATTGGAAAATCGCCTTTGCCCCTGTACCAAGACTGGCTGCACAAGAAGCAGATATGGTGAAGAGCGGAGGACTGGGTGACTTTATTGCCATCAATTCCAAGTCGAAAAATAAAGAAGCCGCATGGGAGTTCCTGAAATGGTACGCCGATGGAGGAATGATGCCGATGGCTGCGGGTGGACGTTTGCCTTCCTCGAATGCGGTCGATCAGCAGACAGCCATTGATCATCTGCTTGGCGATTATGCCGATTCCTATGATAAGGAGTCACTGGAGTTCGTATTGTATGGTGACGAGACACCTACGTTTGTCCGCAGCATTGCGCAAGAGGTGGTGGATCTGCGTGCCCAGGAGTATGAAAAGTTTTTCCTTGGTAACCAGACTGCCGAAGTTACGGTTCAAAACATGGTCAAACGCCACAATGATTGGCTGAAGCAGAATCAATAG
- a CDS encoding carbohydrate ABC transporter permease → MEKINAANAKPTFPHSPKVKVRMEYLTQIRKIILTLLMAGFALLMIMPFIWMISTSFKSPADVFTYPIQWIPSSLNWEHHIKVWSGANTFATYYLNSLKISLISTIGAVFLSAFAAYGFARIQFKGRETLFLIYLSMMMVPPQVLFVPKFLMFEWVGIYNTHWALILPGMFTIFGVFMLRQFFLSVPSEISEAAFIDGAGHLRIFFRLILPLAKPALATLAIIDFSWHWNDYENALVFLIDKDLYTVPLGLQNFILENNVDYNGMMAAATAGIIPMIIIFLVGQHYIIQGVAGSAVKG, encoded by the coding sequence ATGGAGAAAATAAATGCTGCGAACGCGAAGCCCACATTTCCGCATTCACCTAAAGTTAAAGTTCGCATGGAGTATTTGACCCAGATTCGGAAAATCATACTGACACTTCTGATGGCCGGTTTTGCTTTACTGATGATTATGCCGTTTATCTGGATGATCAGCACGTCATTCAAATCTCCTGCGGACGTATTCACCTATCCCATCCAGTGGATACCCTCCAGCCTGAACTGGGAGCATCACATTAAGGTCTGGAGCGGAGCGAATACCTTTGCTACGTATTATCTGAACTCGTTGAAAATATCGCTAATTAGCACGATTGGAGCTGTATTTCTCTCGGCGTTTGCAGCCTATGGCTTCGCACGGATTCAATTCAAAGGTCGGGAGACGCTGTTCCTGATCTATCTCTCGATGATGATGGTGCCTCCGCAGGTGCTCTTTGTACCGAAGTTTCTCATGTTTGAATGGGTCGGCATATATAATACTCATTGGGCCTTGATCCTGCCTGGAATGTTCACAATCTTTGGCGTGTTTATGCTGCGGCAATTCTTTCTCTCGGTGCCTTCAGAGATCTCGGAAGCGGCGTTTATCGATGGTGCCGGTCACCTGCGCATATTTTTCAGGCTGATTCTACCCTTGGCGAAGCCTGCGCTTGCTACATTGGCGATTATTGATTTCTCCTGGCACTGGAATGACTATGAAAATGCGCTCGTGTTCCTGATCGACAAAGACCTGTACACCGTGCCGCTCGGACTGCAGAACTTTATTCTGGAGAACAATGTGGACTACAACGGCATGATGGCCGCTGCCACGGCAGGCATTATTCCGATGATCATCATCTTCCTCGTGGGACAGCATTATATCATTCAGGGAGTGGCTGGTAGCGCCGTGAAGGGTTAA
- a CDS encoding sensor histidine kinase: MPQRLRYRLFGAFVVLILLPFSALNVYNYQQIESLVEQKISEQSHEQMVQMYRSLEDQMSIAFKTLIFLEQDSAVRSVLTSPDNRTPLENKSLVEEKFKMINNSFFLYNPSVYFTLLDFHDSVYTSYLPKKALAYGPYLEQFRERLGEITIPKGGADSHSLQPEELFYRWDARDTNPLLRELSSSPYLLSLYAYMKDSGGKRYGLARISIDYSYWFQTMLKDSQSNQEYYLITGSGETIARSSQTAALSPEVTREIALHPAEAYLTDPASDTLINYVYIESLDWYMVNRIPLSILFTEISELKQRYFLTFFGFTGAFVVMAFMISATFTRPLSHLQRQMKEVVRKNLKIRIPEGHSRGEVLELTRTFNTMLDDANQMIARLKTEERQKEAVHFHMLLAQMNPHFLLNTLNTMKWSAIRSGNEEISEMCVSLGKLLEVSLNSQVELVYLKDEIELVQAYLHIQRIRYRDSFEVTCDFDDKLEYALVPKLSLQPLVENAIHHGVGPLEQLGQIRIRIYRQDTGTLMLEVADNGIGMEESRRLQVTRTRPGIGLSNLRERLRLLFKGQSKLEVIDTKPGTLVRFSIPFLLSTPYVQKRSD; the protein is encoded by the coding sequence TTGCCACAGCGACTGAGGTACCGCCTGTTCGGTGCGTTTGTGGTGTTGATTCTTTTGCCGTTCAGTGCATTGAATGTCTACAATTATCAGCAGATTGAATCGCTGGTCGAGCAGAAAATCAGTGAGCAGAGTCATGAGCAGATGGTACAGATGTACCGCTCTCTGGAGGACCAGATGAGCATCGCTTTCAAAACACTCATTTTTCTGGAACAGGATTCTGCGGTAAGAAGTGTGCTAACTTCCCCGGACAATCGTACGCCGCTTGAGAACAAGTCGTTGGTGGAAGAGAAGTTTAAAATGATCAACAACAGTTTCTTTCTATATAATCCTTCCGTGTATTTTACCTTGCTGGATTTTCATGATAGCGTTTACACTTCGTATTTGCCCAAAAAAGCACTGGCGTACGGCCCCTATCTGGAACAATTCCGCGAGCGTCTGGGGGAAATAACCATTCCAAAAGGCGGTGCGGATTCACATTCGCTTCAACCGGAAGAACTTTTTTATCGCTGGGATGCCAGAGATACTAACCCTTTGCTCAGGGAGTTATCCTCCAGCCCGTACCTCTTGTCACTGTATGCATACATGAAAGATAGCGGCGGCAAGCGATACGGACTGGCACGAATTAGCATTGATTATTCCTACTGGTTCCAGACCATGTTGAAGGATTCACAGAGTAACCAGGAGTATTATCTTATTACGGGTAGTGGGGAGACTATTGCCCGTTCATCCCAAACTGCTGCCCTCTCCCCGGAGGTTACGCGTGAAATAGCTCTACATCCGGCAGAGGCTTATCTGACCGATCCAGCTTCGGATACGCTGATTAACTACGTATATATCGAATCACTGGACTGGTATATGGTGAATCGGATTCCGCTATCGATCCTCTTTACAGAGATATCCGAACTCAAACAGCGTTACTTTCTGACCTTTTTTGGTTTCACAGGAGCATTTGTAGTGATGGCTTTTATGATCTCGGCTACGTTCACGCGCCCTTTGTCGCATCTACAGAGACAGATGAAGGAGGTTGTCCGCAAAAACCTCAAGATTCGTATTCCTGAGGGCCACAGCCGTGGCGAAGTGCTGGAACTGACACGTACGTTCAATACGATGCTGGACGATGCCAATCAGATGATTGCCAGACTCAAGACGGAGGAACGCCAGAAGGAAGCGGTACATTTTCATATGCTCCTGGCTCAGATGAATCCTCACTTTCTCCTGAATACATTGAATACAATGAAATGGAGTGCGATCCGCAGCGGGAATGAGGAGATCTCCGAGATGTGTGTTTCCTTGGGCAAATTACTGGAGGTCAGCCTGAATTCACAGGTCGAATTGGTATATCTGAAAGATGAGATCGAGTTGGTCCAAGCCTACCTTCATATCCAGCGGATTCGTTACCGCGATAGCTTTGAAGTGACCTGTGACTTTGATGATAAGCTGGAGTATGCGCTGGTGCCCAAGCTGAGCTTGCAGCCACTGGTGGAGAATGCAATTCACCACGGTGTCGGGCCACTGGAGCAGCTTGGGCAGATCCGTATCAGAATTTATAGGCAAGACACAGGAACACTGATGCTGGAGGTGGCAGACAACGGAATCGGAATGGAGGAATCTCGACGTTTGCAGGTAACCCGGACACGTCCGGGGATCGGCCTGTCCAACCTCAGGGAACGATTGCGGTTATTGTTCAAAGGTCAAAGTAAACTTGAAGTGATCGATACCAAGCCGGGGACATTAGTTAGGTTCAGCATTCCTTTTTTATTGTCGACGCCTTATGTACAGAAGCGGTCTGACTAG
- a CDS encoding IS110 family RNA-guided transposase: MEPVVGVDVAKGSSVVQAFRKRNEPFGKAIDIVHEPSGFDQFTEMLGALQAETGVAPVVVLEATGHYHRALVCCLDQSGYTYYIVNPLQSKRARGAQLRKVKTDATDAWHLAEMYYRGDVKAHRTWDETFTELQHLTRQHEFVTGIFVQAKLNSRALLEQVFPEYEGLFSNVFSATSLTVLACCLEEGTADWIEVIQGSAGKSRSKQWVIEKVRKLEEVLGDWREARRSPSQRQALLGMVKLLLTMIRQLDELEKQMEDIATNLPEVELVKSIPGIGMKLAAAIVAEIGDVRQFRDAKQLVAFAGLDPGIFSSGKFTATGTRITKRGSKRLRRSLYLAVQCGMRKNVNAKIGSYYEKKRKEGKPYKVVVIACANKLLHHIFAILQKSQPYQS; this comes from the coding sequence ATGGAACCTGTTGTGGGTGTAGACGTCGCTAAAGGCTCAAGTGTGGTTCAGGCGTTTCGAAAACGAAATGAGCCGTTTGGCAAAGCCATAGACATTGTGCATGAACCAAGCGGATTCGACCAATTCACGGAGATGTTAGGCGCGCTTCAAGCCGAAACAGGCGTTGCTCCAGTGGTCGTTTTGGAAGCGACAGGGCATTATCATCGTGCCTTGGTGTGCTGTCTGGATCAGAGTGGATACACCTATTACATTGTGAATCCCTTGCAATCCAAGCGAGCCAGGGGAGCGCAGTTACGCAAAGTGAAAACGGATGCAACGGATGCCTGGCATTTGGCTGAGATGTACTACCGAGGCGATGTGAAGGCACACCGAACTTGGGATGAGACGTTTACGGAACTGCAGCATTTGACCCGGCAGCATGAATTTGTTACAGGAATCTTTGTACAGGCCAAACTGAACAGCAGAGCCTTACTTGAGCAAGTGTTTCCGGAGTACGAAGGGTTATTTTCGAATGTATTTTCCGCAACGTCATTAACGGTACTGGCTTGTTGTTTAGAAGAAGGTACAGCGGATTGGATTGAAGTGATTCAGGGTAGCGCAGGAAAGTCTCGTTCCAAGCAATGGGTCATTGAAAAAGTCAGAAAACTGGAGGAAGTGCTGGGTGACTGGAGAGAAGCTCGGCGTAGCCCATCACAACGCCAAGCACTGCTGGGGATGGTTAAGTTATTGCTGACGATGATCCGGCAATTGGACGAGCTGGAAAAGCAAATGGAGGACATCGCGACCAATCTACCTGAAGTCGAACTCGTGAAAAGCATCCCGGGAATCGGAATGAAACTAGCTGCAGCCATAGTAGCTGAAATAGGTGATGTCAGGCAGTTTAGGGACGCTAAGCAACTCGTGGCGTTTGCGGGTCTTGATCCGGGAATTTTCAGTTCAGGGAAGTTTACAGCAACAGGCACACGAATAACGAAACGAGGCTCTAAAAGGCTCAGACGTTCGCTATATTTAGCGGTACAATGCGGAATGCGAAAGAATGTGAATGCAAAAATTGGTTCGTATTACGAGAAAAAAAGAAAAGAGGGCAAGCCCTACAAGGTGGTCGTGATCGCCTGCGCAAACAAGCTGTTGCATCACATTTTCGCCATCTTGCAGAAGAGCCAGCCCTACCAATCGTAA
- a CDS encoding nitroreductase family protein, whose translation MSTFFEALKNRRSYYGISKESTISDAKIQEIVEEAVKYTPTSFNSQTSRAVVLLGEQHDKLWNHTEEILREVVGNAEAFQSTAEKMAGFRSGYGTVLFFEDNNVIAQLQQNFASYADNFPIWANQSNGMLQLVIWTALEQEGLGASLQHYNPLIDEKVKQEWNIPENWRLIAQMPFGKPTVTPGEKEFQPIEQRVKVHK comes from the coding sequence ATGTCTACTTTTTTTGAAGCGTTGAAAAACAGAAGATCTTATTATGGAATCAGCAAGGAATCCACGATCTCGGATGCTAAAATCCAGGAAATCGTTGAAGAAGCGGTGAAATACACTCCGACTTCATTCAATTCACAAACATCTCGTGCTGTAGTTTTGCTCGGTGAGCAACATGACAAACTATGGAATCACACGGAAGAAATCTTGCGTGAAGTGGTTGGTAATGCAGAAGCATTCCAATCAACAGCCGAGAAAATGGCCGGATTCCGCAGCGGATACGGTACAGTGCTTTTCTTCGAAGACAACAATGTGATCGCACAGCTTCAACAAAACTTTGCATCGTATGCGGATAACTTCCCGATCTGGGCGAACCAATCCAATGGTATGTTGCAACTGGTCATCTGGACTGCACTGGAGCAAGAAGGTCTGGGTGCTTCCCTGCAGCACTATAACCCGCTGATTGATGAGAAGGTCAAACAAGAATGGAATATTCCAGAGAACTGGAGACTGATCGCTCAGATGCCATTCGGCAAACCAACAGTAACACCAGGCGAGAAAGAATTCCAACCGATTGAACAACGTGTTAAAGTACACAAGTAA